One window from the genome of Yarrowia lipolytica chromosome 1B, complete sequence encodes:
- a CDS encoding uncharacterized protein (Compare to YALI0B14927g, similar to uniprot|P25332 Saccharomyces cerevisiae YCR036w RBK1 ribokinase, similar to Saccharomyces cerevisiae RBK1 (YCR036W); ancestral locus Anc_1.138), with protein sequence MQITIVGSLNYDLVTISNRLPNAGETMFSQGFETHCGGKGANQALATARLSSKVPDVNVKMYGKVGKDNFGTQLKNNLKDSGVDVSAIHELDTKSGVAVIFVDQDSGENRIMVYAGANGEWTEADLTDDLFDTDMLIFQNEIPIDIVYKAIEKAGSKKPKVVYNPSPVDERGNIPAAVLNSIDFLVVNVTEATLISGVEINEEASKEEIWKQADQAADTLFKMGIKEAVVVTLGGNGVIYKTKTDSGHVPSNKVEKIVDTTGAGDTFLGGFSTSIIQGKTVSEAIAFGNKAGGIAVTRRGAAEGIPYDHEL encoded by the coding sequence ATGCAAATCACAATTGTCGGCTCGCTCAACTACGATCTTgtcaccatctccaacagaCTCCCCAACGCTGGGGAGACCATGTTCTCCCAGGGCTTTGAGACCCACTGCGGAGGTAAGGGAGCCAACCAGGCTCTTGCTACTGCCAGACTCTCTTCCAAGGTCCCTGATGTGAACGTCAAGATGTACGGAAAGGTCGGCAAAGACAACTTCGGTACTCAGTTGAAAAACAACCTCAAGGATTCTGGCGTGGACGTGTCTGCCATCCACGAGCTCGACACCAAGTCTGGAGTGGCTGTCATCTTTGTGGatcaagactctggagagAACCGAATCATGGTCTACGCCGGAGCCAACGGCGAGTGGACTGAGGCCGATCTCACTGACGATCTCTTCGACACAGACATGCTCATCTTCCAGAACGAGATCCCCATCGACATCGTCTACAAGGCCATCGAGAAGGCTGGATCTAAGAAGCCCAAAGTGGTCTACAACCCCAGTCCTGTGGACGAGCGAGGTAACATCCCCGCCGCCGTTCTCAACAGCATAGATTTCCTCGTGGTCAATGTGACGGAAGCCACTCTCATCTCTGGCGTCGAAATCAACGAGGAGGCAtcgaaggaggagatctgGAAACAAGCTGACCAAGCTGCGGATACCCTGTTCAAGATGGGAATCAAGGAGGCCGTTGTTGTCACTCTGGGAGGTAACGGTGTCATTtacaagaccaagactgATTCTGGACATGTTCCTTCTAACAAGGTCGAGAAGATTGTCGATACtactggtgctggagacaCTTTCCTTGGAGGTTTCTCCACTAGCATTATCCAGGGAAAGACAGTCTCCGAGGCCATTGCTTTCGGAAACAAGGCTGGTGGTATTGCTGTCACTCGACGAGGTGCTGCTGAGGGTATCCCTTACGATCATGAGCTTTAA